Below is a genomic region from Candidatus Methylomirabilota bacterium.
GCGATGTTACGCGGAATGAGCTCCATCGGATGCATGCCGACCTTGAGGGCAAAGTTCTCCGAGTGGATGCCGAAGGCGTCGAACCCGATCGGTTCGAACACGTCGTGGCCCTGCATGCGGCGCCAGCGGCCATAGACGTCGGCCCCCGTGAAAGCGTACATGTTGCCGACGTGCAGGCCCTCGGCGGACGGATAGGGAAACATCATGAGGTTGTAGAAGGGCCGGGGGGCGTCGCGCAGATCCTGGTCGGAGCGGCGATACGTGCCGCGCTCCTCCCAGGTACGCTGCCACTTCTCTTCGATCTCGCCAGGGCGGTACGTGTCGCGGCTGTCGTCCCTGGTCATGAGACAAGTGTGCGGCGTCTAAGCCCCGCGCGCCACCTTGCGACCCGTCTCGCGGAGCAGGCGCTTGTCAGCCTCGGCGTCCTTCTCGGGCGGGATGCGGAGCACCCGGTCCTGACACGCGGTGGCGATGGGCGGGCGGGGCTCGCGCAGGAGCTCCTTCGGATCGCCGCCGACGGCGACGGCGCGGATGCCGTCGCGCACGATCTTGCGCAGCATGAGGACGCCGCGATCCGTCGACGCCAGGTGCTCGAGGGCGTGCACGGCGATCTCGCGTTGGCTCGACTGCGCGTCGTAATCGGCCGGGTGCCGCTGGCGCTCCTCATATGACCGATCGTCTGATTGGCCGAAGCCAGGGCTGCCGATCTGCTCGGGCGTCATCC
It encodes:
- a CDS encoding aromatic ring-hydroxylating dioxygenase subunit alpha; the protein is FLHAISSGYQFTEAFGALAELDWEETPYGMTYIATRRLGDLVWVRVADFMAPNVHQFTREFEDATQEKAASRPVVIRWAVPIDDTHTCNMELAQVDPAWGMTPEQIGSPGFGQSDDRSYEERQRHPADYDAQSSQREIAVHALEHLASTDRGVLMLRKIVRDGIRAVAVGGDPKELLREPRPPIATACQDRVLRIPPEKDAEADKRLLRETGRKVARGA